A genome region from Solanum pennellii chromosome 12, SPENNV200 includes the following:
- the LOC114075257 gene encoding uncharacterized protein LOC114075257, producing the protein MFFDGAVNSRGSGIGAVLISESGQHFPAKAKLRFRCTNNMAEYEACILGIRMALDMNFQELVIIGDSDLLIHQVQGEWAVKNPKILPYVQLVRRLCKRFRKTEFRHTPRIQNEFADALATISSMIQHTKKSYIDPLGIGLKEQPAHCLHVEKESDGNPWYIDVKRYLEVGEYPEKATSSQKKTIRRMTNNFFLNGEILYRRPPDLGLLRCVDAVEATKLLEEVHAGVCGTHMNGFTLAKKILRAG; encoded by the coding sequence ATGTTCTTTGATGGAGCAGTTAACTCTAGAGGATCAGGAATTGGAGCGGTATTGATATCTGAATCAGGACAACATTTTCCAGCGAAAGCGAAGCTTAGATTTCGATGCACTAATAACATGGCTGAGtacgaagcttgtattcttggCATCAGAATGGCTCTTGACATGAACTTTCAAGAATTAGTGATAATTGGTGATTCAGACTTgttgattcatcaagttcaaggagaatgggccgTGAAGAATCCTAAAATCTTACCTTACGTACAACTGGTACGGAGGTTATGTAAAAGATTTAGGAAGACCGAGTTCAGACACACCCCGAGAATACAAAACGAGTTTGCTGATGCTCTCGCAACCATATCCTCCATGATACAACACACAAAAAAGAGTTACATTGACCCACTTGGGATAGGTTTAAAAGAACAACCAGCGCATTGTTTACATGTGGAAAAGGAATCGGATGGAAATCCATGGTATATCGATGTGAAAAGGTACCTAGAAGTTGGCGAATACCCTGAAAAAGCAACAAGCAGCCAAAAGAAAACAATTCGAAGAATGACAAACAACTTCTTTTTGAATGGGGAGATTCTTTATAGGAGGCCTCCTGATCTGGGATTACTACGATGTGTGGATGCTGTAGAAGCCACAAAATTGCTCGAAGAAGTGCACGCTGGAGTGTGTGGGACGCATATGAATGGGTTTACATTAGCAAAGAAAATCTTAAGGGCAGGATAg